A window of Deltaproteobacteria bacterium contains these coding sequences:
- a CDS encoding cobalamin-independent methionine synthase II family protein: protein MPILNGTGLGLLPTMGVGSYASPAWLTATRRVLRAGDAGPADMEEAIQDAIKIAVWDQEEAGLTILTDGEIRRQRFLWNMVEKLSGLKLIPAQRKLGVMSYDSAPRFETVERVTAPQGFGLVDEYQYVRTLTDKPLKICCPGPLTIALPITPKGGYANGDYLPMLYDIAELVNKELRQLVTAGATFIQIDEPSAAGRTPVLPVEETVKLFNKTVEGVQAKIALHICFGNNQGRPAMKRTYKPLFPGILDVKADQFALEYANREMAELELWSQYGGDRELAAGVVDVKSMYLETPEDVAERIRAVVKHARPEKLYLTCDCGFSASSRGLARAKLHALTAGAAIVRKEVS from the coding sequence ATGCCCATCCTCAACGGGACTGGTCTTGGCTTGTTACCGACTATGGGAGTTGGTTCGTATGCCTCACCTGCGTGGCTGACGGCAACACGGCGGGTCTTACGTGCCGGAGATGCTGGCCCCGCAGATATGGAAGAAGCAATCCAGGATGCGATTAAGATCGCGGTGTGGGACCAAGAAGAAGCTGGGCTGACGATTCTCACCGACGGTGAAATTCGCCGGCAGCGTTTTCTCTGGAACATGGTGGAAAAACTTTCAGGCCTCAAACTGATCCCGGCGCAACGAAAACTGGGAGTGATGAGCTACGATAGCGCACCACGCTTTGAAACCGTCGAACGAGTGACCGCACCTCAGGGCTTCGGCTTGGTTGATGAGTATCAATATGTCCGCACGTTGACGGACAAACCGCTCAAGATCTGCTGTCCAGGGCCACTGACGATTGCTTTACCGATCACGCCAAAAGGTGGATATGCGAACGGTGATTATCTACCGATGCTCTATGACATTGCTGAATTAGTGAACAAAGAATTGCGCCAACTGGTGACCGCTGGAGCGACATTCATCCAAATCGATGAGCCTTCTGCGGCTGGCCGCACGCCGGTGTTGCCGGTCGAGGAAACGGTGAAGCTCTTCAACAAAACTGTTGAAGGTGTTCAGGCGAAGATTGCTCTCCATATTTGCTTTGGTAACAATCAGGGCCGTCCAGCAATGAAGCGAACCTACAAACCGTTATTCCCTGGCATCCTTGATGTGAAAGCCGATCAGTTCGCTTTGGAATACGCCAACCGTGAAATGGCGGAGTTGGAACTTTGGAGCCAATATGGCGGTGATCGGGAGTTAGCTGCAGGTGTTGTCGATGTCAAATCGATGTATCTCGAAACACCCGAAGATGTGGCTGAGCGGATTCGTGCGGTGGTGAAGCACGCCAGACCAGAAAAGCTGTATCTGACCTGCGATTGTGGATTCTCTGCCTCCTCGCGTGGATTGGCACGTGCAAAGCTCCATGCACTTACTGCCGGTGCTGCGATTGTGCGAAAAGAGGTGAGCTGA